In the Fibrobacter sp. UWB5 genome, one interval contains:
- a CDS encoding SDR family oxidoreductase has protein sequence MKSFENKVVVVTGGAHGIGATVVSEFEKEGAKVAYIDIRENPCFVGDLSKKEILEKFAQFVIEKYGHVDVLVNNALPLMKGIDECSYEEFSYALAVGVTAPFYLAKLFAPHFGSGASIINISSSRDRMSQPQTESYTAAKGGIAALTHALAVSFAGRVRVNSISPGWIDTDFKVYEGPDATQQPAGRVGNPLDITNMVLYLASDKAGFITGENICIDGGMTRQMIYHNDCGWKLEV, from the coding sequence ATGAAATCGTTTGAAAATAAAGTGGTCGTGGTGACGGGTGGGGCGCACGGGATTGGCGCTACCGTCGTGAGTGAATTCGAGAAAGAGGGCGCGAAGGTTGCGTACATCGACATTCGCGAGAATCCCTGCTTTGTGGGGGACCTCTCCAAGAAGGAAATCCTCGAAAAGTTTGCGCAGTTCGTTATCGAAAAGTATGGTCACGTGGATGTGCTCGTGAATAACGCGCTCCCGCTGATGAAGGGCATAGACGAGTGCAGTTATGAGGAATTCAGTTATGCGCTCGCCGTGGGCGTGACGGCCCCGTTCTATCTCGCGAAACTTTTCGCGCCGCATTTTGGGTCGGGTGCAAGTATTATAAACATTTCCTCGAGTCGCGACCGAATGAGTCAACCGCAAACAGAAAGCTATACGGCGGCAAAGGGCGGGATTGCAGCCCTCACGCATGCGCTGGCCGTGAGTTTTGCTGGTCGCGTGCGCGTGAATTCGATTTCGCCGGGCTGGATCGATACGGATTTCAAGGTCTACGAAGGCCCCGATGCCACTCAGCAGCCCGCGGGCCGTGTCGGGAACCCGCTCGACATCACGAACATGGTACTTTACCTTGCCAGCGACAAGGCGGGCTTCATTACTGGCGAAAACATCTGCATCGATGGCGGCATGACCCGCCAGATGATTTACCACAACGATTGTGGCTGGAAATTGGAAGTGTAA
- a CDS encoding fibrobacter succinogenes major paralogous domain-containing protein — translation MKKIDRVILSEATKLRSRRISTYLFISVLLALLVACGDDNSSNSASNSDEESSSSVCKNCDDSSSSKAKSSSSSAKSSSSEKKPCVVGKDKNCFEDERDGQTYRTVKIGTQIWMAENLNFKVGNSACYDDEKSNCTKYGRLYTWGAAIDSVGKYGENAKGCGNGEHCTPIPPVRGICPEGWHLPDTTEWRVLIDVAGGEDDAGKALKSKSGWKNDGNGTDEFGFSALPVGGRFGGSFDGDYFDEGLRADFWTSSYSYRVLGGAIDMGLMDNSDGVFMDVISSRVGSSDRGYSIRCLSDESTIPEPKSSSSESSSSSLMQEREPCDVETDENCIKDERDGHTYRTVKIGEQTWMAENLNYAYTGVPYKFEVLGKAYTSDSISWCYNDSAEYCARYGRFYTWSAVMDSAGTTKGCRGGYMATCSKKYPFRSVCPEGWHLPEKEEWGTLVASVGGEKIAGKKLKSTYGWENDGNGTDEFGFSAFPAGQRSVYGLFNFMGEKICFWSASDGGGSLDAYCLLLVSEGYADEANLTPGDKSIGRPVRCVKDE, via the coding sequence GTGAAAAAGATTGACCGTGTCATCCTGAGCGAAGCAACAAAGTTGCGTAGTCGAAGGATCTCTACTTATTTATTCATTTCTGTATTGTTGGCGCTCTTGGTAGCTTGTGGCGACGACAACAGCAGCAATTCTGCATCTAATTCCGACGAGGAATCTTCCTCGTCTGTTTGCAAGAACTGTGACGATTCTAGCAGTTCGAAGGCGAAGTCCAGTAGTTCTTCTGCGAAATCGTCTAGTTCAGAGAAGAAACCTTGCGTTGTGGGCAAAGACAAGAATTGCTTTGAGGATGAACGTGACGGTCAGACATATAGGACTGTCAAGATCGGTACGCAGATTTGGATGGCCGAAAATCTGAACTTCAAGGTAGGAAACAGTGCCTGCTATGACGACGAAAAAAGTAACTGCACCAAATATGGAAGGCTTTACACTTGGGGCGCTGCAATAGACAGTGTCGGAAAATACGGCGAGAATGCCAAGGGCTGTGGCAATGGCGAACATTGCACCCCGATACCCCCTGTGCGCGGAATTTGTCCTGAAGGTTGGCATTTGCCCGATACGACGGAATGGAGAGTTCTGATTGATGTGGCTGGTGGCGAAGATGATGCCGGCAAGGCGCTCAAGTCCAAGAGTGGCTGGAAAAATGACGGCAACGGCACAGATGAATTCGGATTCTCGGCACTCCCTGTCGGAGGCCGGTTCGGCGGCAGTTTCGATGGCGACTATTTCGATGAAGGCCTCCGCGCTGATTTCTGGACATCCTCTTATTCGTACCGAGTCTTGGGCGGGGCAATCGATATGGGTCTAATGGATAACTCCGATGGCGTATTCATGGACGTTATCAGTTCCCGCGTTGGCAGCAGCGACCGCGGATATTCCATCCGCTGTCTTAGTGACGAGTCTACGATTCCCGAGCCAAAGTCATCTAGCAGTGAATCTTCGTCTTCAAGTTTGATGCAGGAAAGAGAGCCATGTGATGTTGAAACGGATGAAAATTGCATTAAAGACGAACGTGACGGACATACATATAGGACTGTCAAAATTGGTGAGCAGACGTGGATGGCAGAGAACTTGAATTATGCTTACACTGGTGTTCCCTATAAATTTGAGGTACTCGGTAAGGCCTACACTTCCGATTCCATTAGCTGGTGCTATAACGATTCTGCTGAATACTGCGCCAGATATGGTCGCTTTTACACTTGGTCTGCCGTGATGGACAGTGCGGGAACTACGAAAGGCTGCCGAGGCGGCTATATGGCAACTTGTTCGAAGAAATACCCATTTCGCAGTGTATGTCCCGAGGGCTGGCACCTGCCTGAAAAAGAAGAATGGGGCACTCTGGTCGCATCTGTTGGGGGCGAAAAGATTGCTGGAAAAAAACTCAAATCCACATACGGCTGGGAAAATGACGGAAACGGCACGGATGAATTCGGATTCTCGGCGTTTCCTGCTGGTCAAAGGAGCGTCTATGGTTTATTCAACTTTATGGGTGAAAAGATTTGTTTTTGGAGTGCAAGCGATGGCGGCGGTAGTCTTGACGCCTATTGCTTGCTCTTGGTCAGTGAAGGT